Proteins from a genomic interval of Danio rerio strain Tuebingen ecotype United States chromosome 4, GRCz12tu, whole genome shotgun sequence:
- the LOC110439604 gene encoding uncharacterized protein isoform X2, giving the protein MDPLLPTLSIVDTSVPQDRQQCFLKASKDAKTLASRNRCFERNTSQDKKTACEEAKKRCQHITCAPSEVQYLGQLILNFGKYNGQSFKWLVENDVGYIKYVLDLHIKERRHQGRKEGPGEYIKDLLLQYVQLFPQVSCHLEVNVDSAIYGQGRFRSFTFLEMWQWYSLHKTLQADPQAGSAQEKKMAQEAFCSVRQWLTMKEEDISVKTLKRFRQYILNKEKPLEDRPLPAAAASSSSSGSRGDGGWADDALLVEALSAFEAQVEDKGSLPKKPLSFPERQGAGEAKRRKRSCEDLSQKPHSDSPLSAAPASTSLLEAPASASLVPGQSSSSAPASASSVPGQSSSSAPASASSFPASASSSAPASASSVPASASSSAPASASSVPASASSSAPASASSVPASASSSAPASASSVPASASSSAPASASVSASDVQPRRSSGGSTHSDPAHSEVLFEGWHKMWESGLHGLPSADILWLKEDAERGLFQRAMAYKDKHGNRKWRKVLKDDRMWFHPPEFPGVVEGKVPSADSFFHSSVFFWRPVGVWRYSLRCPRSDCPARTNQKAFLYRCGYSSTVRQICHMSGWYSMLTEVLACNACRKAAKESEEHTIGRFLSWDQCILNQLSPAHRAVFPAVLTLRRGVDKQVIRLMRDRTEGNTMVKVWRQVQESHCEDYLQRKDLYTTLLSQYNKPGKITRSLCQQFQRPPARREPPSARLMRKAFLISEADNIEDYRTQIMSTFGQVLKYDSTKKICKKLSGDGKGTAEWCTNVANEQGQILISVLTCEESLEKMRPMAEGLMERYRRADEAPPELMYVDRGCCRVHAVSSVEQLFSDWTDRGMLVRLDIFHWIHRFDAALRTDHHPKYALFKSALSAAVFAYNKDDMALLVQAIRAGHPTNYASLTDSQIIELRVSKYDLSHYVRRITVGAQETCARVQCAIDLLKGAAGMDENQVHLFKDSAAIDHVWENQQKHLECIQDPPGRNMYTITKYVTRNGVRLARYSTVRGSNSLEGFHSFLPDMIPGPHCAAVPFQVYLLAGIARWNSNRESASVQGRKGRKHMVYMSPLVHRLNQRCQELFGEVEEANYRPPVPAGDERIGLEYLFSQSSEPFSAPDHYAQTRETLQADEDEDEDVPAGVAEEEEELQEEDDDVGYSSDRERDSLTPLRNRLCLTDQAVAAEFDPCVEDVCGPNHLPGYQHVEDLCKVLVEIALEEGKLALNESTRQKVISAWNKLDLHDRSIQQFDSLYSARWGNALFGRTSGDPTEASLVQKLKFSKRYSAAHLVDSRKNRLMYCLVKQLWLHPGVGGKAKGSPLKQQITKLYQRVQQRVTVDDDQLRKLGIPILKINSKCVSEFIRRQEALSATNVTDQGLSVLRRHQSVSSTSQPPAEELPEERPHTSRPAVQYPITTSLAGTRKLKQRLPQILPVPPSALAQPVPAPAHSMPAGLRHTHTLLTAPPAVSLPQASTPLLLPSRSTVYKRKKAELSGSGHPTSVKVYICALCGQPTQGHKKYRKKSYCESSKASTSTNLAGQTFDCFEDFKRAVDVLLGSQSQASESV; this is encoded by the exons ATGGATCCACTGTTGCCCACCCTGAGCATTGTTGACACCAGTGTGCCACAGGACAGACAACAGTGCTTTCTTAAAGCATCGAAGGACGCCAAGACCCTGGCCTCTCGCAACAGGTGCTTCGAGCGGAACACTAGCCAGGACAAAAAAACTGCTTGTGAGGAAG CTAAAAAAAGATGCCAGCACATTACTTGTGCGCCATCTGAGGTCCAGTATCTCGGCCAGCTCATTCTAAACTTTGGCAAGTACAATGGACAAAGTTTTAAATGGCTGGTGGAGAACGACGTTGGCTACATTAAATA TGTGCTGGATCTACACATCAAGGAGCGTCGCCATCAAGGAAGAAAAGAGGGCCCAGGTGAGTATATAAAGGATCTTCTGTTACAGTATGTGCAACTGTTTCCACAGGTTTCCTGCCACCTCGAGGTCAACGTCGACAGTGCCATCTACGGTCAGGGCCGCTTCAGATCCTTCACGTTCCTGGAGATGTGGCAGTGGTACAGCCTGCACAAGACCCTGCAGGCGGATCCACAAGCTGGTAGTGCCCAAGAAAAGAAGATGGCACAGGAGGCGTTCTGCTCTGTGCGGCAGTGGCTGACGATGAAGGAGGAGGACATCAGCGTCAAGACACTGAAGCGGTTCCGGCAGTACATTCTCAACAAAGAG AAACCCCTAGAAGACAGGCCTCTTCCTGCAGCGGCGGCCAGCTCCAGCTCGTCGGGATCTAGAGGTGATGGTGGATGGGCGGATGATGCGCTACTGGTGGAAGCCCTCAGTGCTTTCGAAGCACAAG TTGAGGACAAAGGCAGTCTGCCGAAGAAACCACTCAGCTTCCCTGAAAGACAAG GAGCCGGGGAAGCAAAGAGAAGAAAACGTTCCTGTGAAGATCTGTCACAGAAGCCACACTCAGACTCTCCACTGTCTGCT GCTCCTGCGTCGACTTCTTTATTGGAGGCTCCTGCATCAGCCTCATTAGTTCCTGGCCAGTCTTCGTCATcggctcctgcatcagcctcATCAGTTCCTGGCCAGTcttcttcatcggctcctgcatcagcctcGTCATTTCCTGCCTCGGcttcttcatcggctcctgcatcagcctcGTCAGTTCCTGCCTCGGcttcttcatcggctcctgcatcagcctcGTCAGTTCCTGCCTCGGcttcttcatcggctcctgcatcagcctcGTCAGTTCCTGCCTCGGCTTCTTCTTcggctcctgcatcagcctcGTCAGTTCCTGCCTCGGcttcttcatcggctcctgcATCAGCTTCTGTGTCAGCTTCTGACGTTCAACCTAGAAGGTCATCTGGTGGGTCAACACACAGTGACCCAGCACATTCTGAG GTGTTATTTGAGGGTTGGCACAAGATGTGGGAGTCTGGTCTTCATGGGCTGCCCAGTGCAGACATACTGTGGCTTAAGGAGGATGCTGAAAGGGGACTCTTTCAGAGGGCCATGGCTTATAAAGACAAACATGGAAACAGAAAGTGGAGGAAAGTCCTGAAGGATGACCGGATGTGGTTTCACCCTCCAGAATTTCCTGGAGTGGTGGAAGGAAAAGTCCCCTCAGCAGACTCCTTTTTTCACAGCTCCGTTTTTTTCTGGAGACCAGTCGGTGTGTGGCGTTACAGTCTTCGGTGCCCAAGGTCTGACTGCCCAGCACGCACCAATCAGAAGGCTTTTCTCTACCGTTGTGGGTATTCATCCACGGTAAGACAGATCTGCCACATGTCTGGCTGGTACTCCATGCTGACTGAGGTCCTGGCATGCAACGCCTGTAGAAAGGCTGCAAAGGAGTCGGAAGAGCATACTATTGGTCGTTTCCTGTCATGGGATCAGTGCATCCTTAATCAGCTCAGTCCAGCTCACAGAGCGGTGTTTCCTGCTGTCTTGACGCTACG GCGTGGCGTGGACAAGCAGGTGATCCGCCTGATGAGGGATCGCACTGAGGGAAACACCATGGTGAAGGTTTGGAGACAGGTGCAGGAGAGCCACTGCGAGGACTATCTGCAGAGAAAGGACTTGTACACCACTCTTCTCAGCCAGTACAACAAACCTGGGAAGATCACTC GGAGTTTGTGCCAGCAGTTCCAGCGACCACCAGCACGGAGAGAGCCGCCATCTGCCAGACTGATGAGAAAGGCGTTCCTTATCTCAGAGGCAGATAACATCGAGGACTACCGTACTCAGATTATGTCCACATTTGGGCAAGTCCTGAAGTACGACTCCACCAAGAAG ATCTGCAAGAAACTCTCCGGCGATGGAAAAGGCACTGCAGAGTGGTGTACCAATGTGGCCAACGAGCAGGGGCAGATCCTCATATCTGTTCTCACCTGTGAGGAGTCATTGGAGAAGATGAGGCCGATGGCTGAAGGCCTCATGGAGAGGTACAGGAGAGCTGATGAGGCACCGCCCGAGCTCATGTATGTGGATCGTGGCTGCTGTCGCGTCCACGCCGTGTCCTCGGTTGAGCAGCTCTTCAGTGACTGGACGGACAGGGGCATGCTGGTACGGCTGGACATCTTTCATTGGATCCATCGATTCGATGCAGCCCTACGGACAGATCATCATCCAAAGTATGCCCTGTTCAAGTCTGCCCTCTCTGCTGCCGTCTTTGCCTACAACAAAGACGACATGGCTCTTCTGGTACAGGCGATACGTGCCGGTCACCCAACCAACTATGCCTCCCTGACTGACAGCCAGATCATCGAGCTGCGTGTCAGTAAATATGACCTCAGCCATTACGTCAGGAGGATCACAGTTGGTGCACAGGAAACATGTGCGCGCGTGCAGTGCGCCATTGATCTCCTGAAGGGAGCCGCAGGGATGGATGAGAATCAGGTGCATCTGTTTAAGGACTCTGCAGCCATCGACCACGTCTGGGAGAACCAGCAGAAGCACCTTGAATGCATCCAGGATCCACCAGGGAGGAACATGTACACCATCACCAAGTATGTGACCCGTAACGGTGTTCGTCTTGCGCGGTACAGTACGGTGAGAGGAAGCAACAGTCTGGAGGGCTTTCATTCCTTTCTGCCTGACATGATCCCGGGACCCCACTGTGCTGCCGTCCCGTTTCAAGTCTATCTGTTGGCTGGCATCGCACGCTGGAACTCTAACAGGGAGTCAGCCAGCGTCCAAGGGCGGAAAGGGAGGAAACATATGGTGTACATGTCTCCTCTGGTCCATCGCCTAAACCAAAGGTGCCAGGAGCTATTTGGGGAGGTGGAGGAGGCAAACTACAGGCCTCCAGTTCCTGCTGGTGATGAGCGCATTGGTCTGGAGTACCTGTTTTCCCAGTCCTCAGAGCCCTTCAGTGCTCCTGATCATTACGCTCAGACTAGAGAGACACTTCAGGCAGATGAGGATGAGGACGAAGATGTTCCTGCTGGGGTggcagaggaagaggaagagctgCAGGAGGAAGATGATGATGTGGGCTACTCCTCAGACCGCGAGAGGGACAGCCTGACTCCTCTGAGGAACCGTCTGTGCCTCACCGATCAGGCAGTGGCTGCTGAATTTGACCCCTGTGTGGAGGACGTGTGCGGTCCCAATCATCTGCCTGGGTACCAGCACGTAGAGGATCTGTGTAAAGTCCTTGTTGAGATCGCCCTGGAGGAAGGAAAACTTGCCTTAAATGAGTCGACCAGGCAAAAGGTCATCAGCGCCTGGAACAAGCTTGACCTCCATGACCGCAGCATCCAACAATTCGACAGCCTCTACTCTGCACGCTGGGGCAATGCTCTGTTTGGCCGCACCAGTGGAGATCCGACTGAGGCGTCCCTGGTGCAGAAGCTCAAGTTCAGCAAGCGGTACTCAGCCGCACACTTGGTGGACTCCAGAAAGAACCGGCTGATGTACTGCCTGGTCAAACAGCTGTGGCTTCATCCTGGTGTTGGAGGAAAAGCTAAAGGGTCACCGCTGAAACAGCAGATCACTAAACTGTACCAGCGTGTGCAGCAGAGAGTGACGGTGGACGATGATCAGCTCCGCAAACTCGGGATTCCCATCctgaaaataaattcaaagtgCGTGAGCGAGTTCATCAGGAGGCAGGAGGCACTGTCAGCCACAAACGTCACCGACCAGGGTCTGTCTGTCCTCCGTCGTCACCAGAGCGTCTCCAGCACCAGCCAGCCCCCCGCTGAGGAGCTTCCAGAGGAAAGACCCCATACCAGCCGGCCTGCAGTGCAGTATCCCATCACCACTTCTCTGGCCGGCACCCGAAAGTTGAAGCAAAGGCTCCCGCAAATCTTACCTGTCCCTCCCTCTGCTCTTGCTCAACCAGTTCCTGCGCCGGCCCATTCGATGCCCGCAGGACTccggcacacacacactctgctgacTGCACCTCCCGCTGTTTCCTTGCCGCAGGCATCCACTCCGCTACTGTTGCCCTCAAGATCAACAGTCTACAAGAGGAAAAAGGCAGAACTCAGTGGCTCTGGACATCCAACCTCAGTGAAGGTTTACATCTGTGCTCTGTGTGGCCAACCAACTCAAGGCCACAAGAAATACAGAAAGAAGAGCTACTGTGAGAGCTCCAAAGCCTCCACGTCCACAAACCTTGCTGGGCAGACGTTTGACTGTTTTGAAGACTTTAAAAGGGCTGTGGACGTTCTCTTGGGCTCTCAGTCTCAGGCCTCCGAGTCTGTCTAA
- the LOC110439604 gene encoding uncharacterized protein isoform X1 has product MDPLLPTLSIVDTSVPQDRQQCFLKASKDAKTLASRNRCFERNTSQDKKTACEEAKKRCQHITCAPSEVQYLGQLILNFGKYNGQSFKWLVENDVGYIKYVLDLHIKERRHQGRKEGPGEYIKDLLLQYVQLFPQVSCHLEVNVDSAIYGQGRFRSFTFLEMWQWYSLHKTLQADPQAGSAQEKKMAQEAFCSVRQWLTMKEEDISVKTLKRFRQYILNKEKPLEDRPLPAAAASSSSSGSRGDGGWADDALLVEALSAFEAQAVEDKGSLPKKPLSFPERQGAGEAKRRKRSCEDLSQKPHSDSPLSAAPASTSLLEAPASASLVPGQSSSSAPASASSVPGQSSSSAPASASSFPASASSSAPASASSVPASASSSAPASASSVPASASSSAPASASSVPASASSSAPASASSVPASASSSAPASASVSASDVQPRRSSGGSTHSDPAHSEVLFEGWHKMWESGLHGLPSADILWLKEDAERGLFQRAMAYKDKHGNRKWRKVLKDDRMWFHPPEFPGVVEGKVPSADSFFHSSVFFWRPVGVWRYSLRCPRSDCPARTNQKAFLYRCGYSSTVRQICHMSGWYSMLTEVLACNACRKAAKESEEHTIGRFLSWDQCILNQLSPAHRAVFPAVLTLRRGVDKQVIRLMRDRTEGNTMVKVWRQVQESHCEDYLQRKDLYTTLLSQYNKPGKITRSLCQQFQRPPARREPPSARLMRKAFLISEADNIEDYRTQIMSTFGQVLKYDSTKKICKKLSGDGKGTAEWCTNVANEQGQILISVLTCEESLEKMRPMAEGLMERYRRADEAPPELMYVDRGCCRVHAVSSVEQLFSDWTDRGMLVRLDIFHWIHRFDAALRTDHHPKYALFKSALSAAVFAYNKDDMALLVQAIRAGHPTNYASLTDSQIIELRVSKYDLSHYVRRITVGAQETCARVQCAIDLLKGAAGMDENQVHLFKDSAAIDHVWENQQKHLECIQDPPGRNMYTITKYVTRNGVRLARYSTVRGSNSLEGFHSFLPDMIPGPHCAAVPFQVYLLAGIARWNSNRESASVQGRKGRKHMVYMSPLVHRLNQRCQELFGEVEEANYRPPVPAGDERIGLEYLFSQSSEPFSAPDHYAQTRETLQADEDEDEDVPAGVAEEEEELQEEDDDVGYSSDRERDSLTPLRNRLCLTDQAVAAEFDPCVEDVCGPNHLPGYQHVEDLCKVLVEIALEEGKLALNESTRQKVISAWNKLDLHDRSIQQFDSLYSARWGNALFGRTSGDPTEASLVQKLKFSKRYSAAHLVDSRKNRLMYCLVKQLWLHPGVGGKAKGSPLKQQITKLYQRVQQRVTVDDDQLRKLGIPILKINSKCVSEFIRRQEALSATNVTDQGLSVLRRHQSVSSTSQPPAEELPEERPHTSRPAVQYPITTSLAGTRKLKQRLPQILPVPPSALAQPVPAPAHSMPAGLRHTHTLLTAPPAVSLPQASTPLLLPSRSTVYKRKKAELSGSGHPTSVKVYICALCGQPTQGHKKYRKKSYCESSKASTSTNLAGQTFDCFEDFKRAVDVLLGSQSQASESV; this is encoded by the exons ATGGATCCACTGTTGCCCACCCTGAGCATTGTTGACACCAGTGTGCCACAGGACAGACAACAGTGCTTTCTTAAAGCATCGAAGGACGCCAAGACCCTGGCCTCTCGCAACAGGTGCTTCGAGCGGAACACTAGCCAGGACAAAAAAACTGCTTGTGAGGAAG CTAAAAAAAGATGCCAGCACATTACTTGTGCGCCATCTGAGGTCCAGTATCTCGGCCAGCTCATTCTAAACTTTGGCAAGTACAATGGACAAAGTTTTAAATGGCTGGTGGAGAACGACGTTGGCTACATTAAATA TGTGCTGGATCTACACATCAAGGAGCGTCGCCATCAAGGAAGAAAAGAGGGCCCAGGTGAGTATATAAAGGATCTTCTGTTACAGTATGTGCAACTGTTTCCACAGGTTTCCTGCCACCTCGAGGTCAACGTCGACAGTGCCATCTACGGTCAGGGCCGCTTCAGATCCTTCACGTTCCTGGAGATGTGGCAGTGGTACAGCCTGCACAAGACCCTGCAGGCGGATCCACAAGCTGGTAGTGCCCAAGAAAAGAAGATGGCACAGGAGGCGTTCTGCTCTGTGCGGCAGTGGCTGACGATGAAGGAGGAGGACATCAGCGTCAAGACACTGAAGCGGTTCCGGCAGTACATTCTCAACAAAGAG AAACCCCTAGAAGACAGGCCTCTTCCTGCAGCGGCGGCCAGCTCCAGCTCGTCGGGATCTAGAGGTGATGGTGGATGGGCGGATGATGCGCTACTGGTGGAAGCCCTCAGTGCTTTCGAAGCACAAG CAGTTGAGGACAAAGGCAGTCTGCCGAAGAAACCACTCAGCTTCCCTGAAAGACAAG GAGCCGGGGAAGCAAAGAGAAGAAAACGTTCCTGTGAAGATCTGTCACAGAAGCCACACTCAGACTCTCCACTGTCTGCT GCTCCTGCGTCGACTTCTTTATTGGAGGCTCCTGCATCAGCCTCATTAGTTCCTGGCCAGTCTTCGTCATcggctcctgcatcagcctcATCAGTTCCTGGCCAGTcttcttcatcggctcctgcatcagcctcGTCATTTCCTGCCTCGGcttcttcatcggctcctgcatcagcctcGTCAGTTCCTGCCTCGGcttcttcatcggctcctgcatcagcctcGTCAGTTCCTGCCTCGGcttcttcatcggctcctgcatcagcctcGTCAGTTCCTGCCTCGGCTTCTTCTTcggctcctgcatcagcctcGTCAGTTCCTGCCTCGGcttcttcatcggctcctgcATCAGCTTCTGTGTCAGCTTCTGACGTTCAACCTAGAAGGTCATCTGGTGGGTCAACACACAGTGACCCAGCACATTCTGAG GTGTTATTTGAGGGTTGGCACAAGATGTGGGAGTCTGGTCTTCATGGGCTGCCCAGTGCAGACATACTGTGGCTTAAGGAGGATGCTGAAAGGGGACTCTTTCAGAGGGCCATGGCTTATAAAGACAAACATGGAAACAGAAAGTGGAGGAAAGTCCTGAAGGATGACCGGATGTGGTTTCACCCTCCAGAATTTCCTGGAGTGGTGGAAGGAAAAGTCCCCTCAGCAGACTCCTTTTTTCACAGCTCCGTTTTTTTCTGGAGACCAGTCGGTGTGTGGCGTTACAGTCTTCGGTGCCCAAGGTCTGACTGCCCAGCACGCACCAATCAGAAGGCTTTTCTCTACCGTTGTGGGTATTCATCCACGGTAAGACAGATCTGCCACATGTCTGGCTGGTACTCCATGCTGACTGAGGTCCTGGCATGCAACGCCTGTAGAAAGGCTGCAAAGGAGTCGGAAGAGCATACTATTGGTCGTTTCCTGTCATGGGATCAGTGCATCCTTAATCAGCTCAGTCCAGCTCACAGAGCGGTGTTTCCTGCTGTCTTGACGCTACG GCGTGGCGTGGACAAGCAGGTGATCCGCCTGATGAGGGATCGCACTGAGGGAAACACCATGGTGAAGGTTTGGAGACAGGTGCAGGAGAGCCACTGCGAGGACTATCTGCAGAGAAAGGACTTGTACACCACTCTTCTCAGCCAGTACAACAAACCTGGGAAGATCACTC GGAGTTTGTGCCAGCAGTTCCAGCGACCACCAGCACGGAGAGAGCCGCCATCTGCCAGACTGATGAGAAAGGCGTTCCTTATCTCAGAGGCAGATAACATCGAGGACTACCGTACTCAGATTATGTCCACATTTGGGCAAGTCCTGAAGTACGACTCCACCAAGAAG ATCTGCAAGAAACTCTCCGGCGATGGAAAAGGCACTGCAGAGTGGTGTACCAATGTGGCCAACGAGCAGGGGCAGATCCTCATATCTGTTCTCACCTGTGAGGAGTCATTGGAGAAGATGAGGCCGATGGCTGAAGGCCTCATGGAGAGGTACAGGAGAGCTGATGAGGCACCGCCCGAGCTCATGTATGTGGATCGTGGCTGCTGTCGCGTCCACGCCGTGTCCTCGGTTGAGCAGCTCTTCAGTGACTGGACGGACAGGGGCATGCTGGTACGGCTGGACATCTTTCATTGGATCCATCGATTCGATGCAGCCCTACGGACAGATCATCATCCAAAGTATGCCCTGTTCAAGTCTGCCCTCTCTGCTGCCGTCTTTGCCTACAACAAAGACGACATGGCTCTTCTGGTACAGGCGATACGTGCCGGTCACCCAACCAACTATGCCTCCCTGACTGACAGCCAGATCATCGAGCTGCGTGTCAGTAAATATGACCTCAGCCATTACGTCAGGAGGATCACAGTTGGTGCACAGGAAACATGTGCGCGCGTGCAGTGCGCCATTGATCTCCTGAAGGGAGCCGCAGGGATGGATGAGAATCAGGTGCATCTGTTTAAGGACTCTGCAGCCATCGACCACGTCTGGGAGAACCAGCAGAAGCACCTTGAATGCATCCAGGATCCACCAGGGAGGAACATGTACACCATCACCAAGTATGTGACCCGTAACGGTGTTCGTCTTGCGCGGTACAGTACGGTGAGAGGAAGCAACAGTCTGGAGGGCTTTCATTCCTTTCTGCCTGACATGATCCCGGGACCCCACTGTGCTGCCGTCCCGTTTCAAGTCTATCTGTTGGCTGGCATCGCACGCTGGAACTCTAACAGGGAGTCAGCCAGCGTCCAAGGGCGGAAAGGGAGGAAACATATGGTGTACATGTCTCCTCTGGTCCATCGCCTAAACCAAAGGTGCCAGGAGCTATTTGGGGAGGTGGAGGAGGCAAACTACAGGCCTCCAGTTCCTGCTGGTGATGAGCGCATTGGTCTGGAGTACCTGTTTTCCCAGTCCTCAGAGCCCTTCAGTGCTCCTGATCATTACGCTCAGACTAGAGAGACACTTCAGGCAGATGAGGATGAGGACGAAGATGTTCCTGCTGGGGTggcagaggaagaggaagagctgCAGGAGGAAGATGATGATGTGGGCTACTCCTCAGACCGCGAGAGGGACAGCCTGACTCCTCTGAGGAACCGTCTGTGCCTCACCGATCAGGCAGTGGCTGCTGAATTTGACCCCTGTGTGGAGGACGTGTGCGGTCCCAATCATCTGCCTGGGTACCAGCACGTAGAGGATCTGTGTAAAGTCCTTGTTGAGATCGCCCTGGAGGAAGGAAAACTTGCCTTAAATGAGTCGACCAGGCAAAAGGTCATCAGCGCCTGGAACAAGCTTGACCTCCATGACCGCAGCATCCAACAATTCGACAGCCTCTACTCTGCACGCTGGGGCAATGCTCTGTTTGGCCGCACCAGTGGAGATCCGACTGAGGCGTCCCTGGTGCAGAAGCTCAAGTTCAGCAAGCGGTACTCAGCCGCACACTTGGTGGACTCCAGAAAGAACCGGCTGATGTACTGCCTGGTCAAACAGCTGTGGCTTCATCCTGGTGTTGGAGGAAAAGCTAAAGGGTCACCGCTGAAACAGCAGATCACTAAACTGTACCAGCGTGTGCAGCAGAGAGTGACGGTGGACGATGATCAGCTCCGCAAACTCGGGATTCCCATCctgaaaataaattcaaagtgCGTGAGCGAGTTCATCAGGAGGCAGGAGGCACTGTCAGCCACAAACGTCACCGACCAGGGTCTGTCTGTCCTCCGTCGTCACCAGAGCGTCTCCAGCACCAGCCAGCCCCCCGCTGAGGAGCTTCCAGAGGAAAGACCCCATACCAGCCGGCCTGCAGTGCAGTATCCCATCACCACTTCTCTGGCCGGCACCCGAAAGTTGAAGCAAAGGCTCCCGCAAATCTTACCTGTCCCTCCCTCTGCTCTTGCTCAACCAGTTCCTGCGCCGGCCCATTCGATGCCCGCAGGACTccggcacacacacactctgctgacTGCACCTCCCGCTGTTTCCTTGCCGCAGGCATCCACTCCGCTACTGTTGCCCTCAAGATCAACAGTCTACAAGAGGAAAAAGGCAGAACTCAGTGGCTCTGGACATCCAACCTCAGTGAAGGTTTACATCTGTGCTCTGTGTGGCCAACCAACTCAAGGCCACAAGAAATACAGAAAGAAGAGCTACTGTGAGAGCTCCAAAGCCTCCACGTCCACAAACCTTGCTGGGCAGACGTTTGACTGTTTTGAAGACTTTAAAAGGGCTGTGGACGTTCTCTTGGGCTCTCAGTCTCAGGCCTCCGAGTCTGTCTAA